The Desmodus rotundus isolate HL8 chromosome 3, HLdesRot8A.1, whole genome shotgun sequence genome includes a region encoding these proteins:
- the BCAR3 gene encoding breast cancer anti-estrogen resistance protein 3 isoform X2, with protein MPKECNAFHTLSASLCCFYHRKSFLGVKFSKERHVMDRTPERLKKELEEELLLSSEDLRSHAWYHGRIPRQVAENLVQRDGDFLVRDSLSSPGNFVLTCQWKNLAQHFKIHRTVLRLSEVYSRVQYQFEMERFDSIPGLVRCYVGNRLPISQQSGAIIFQPINRTVPLRCLEERYGTSPGRAREGSLVEGRPDVAKRLSLTTGSALAHEPSSPRGNLLRNKEKSGSQPACLDHMQDRRALSLKAHQSESYLPISCKMPPQSSGMDAGPCPNSPVFRTGSEPTLSPAVVRRVSSDARAGEALRGSDSQLCPKPPPKPCKAPFLKAPPSPSTWLNSEANYCELNLACAPGCDRGARLPLGAPDSYVELLTAKQNGAAGPRNSGTNYLILDDDDRARPQEPRAAAQMDRGQEEGGEFVKPLLENTSSFRPNDFESKLLPPENKPLETAMLKRAKELFTSSDPKVIAQHMLSMDCKVARILEVSEEMRKNMGVSSGLELITLPYGHQLRLDIIERHSTMAIGIAVDILGCTGTLEDRAATLNRIIQVAVELKDSMGDLYSFSAIMKALEMPQITRLEKTWTALRRQHTQSAILYEKQLKPFSRILHEGRESTCVLPNNISVPLLMPLVTLMERQAVTFEGTDMWEKNDESCEIMMNHLATARLMAEAASSYRLNAERILEGFQPDEEMSEIFKTEFQMRLLWGSKGAQVNQTERYEKFNQILTVLSRKLEPPPVKQAEL; from the exons TTCTCCAAGGAGAGGCACGTCATGGACAGAACCCCTGAGAGGCTGaagaaggagctggaggaggagctgctgctgagCAGTGAGGACCTGCGCAGCCACGCCTGGTACCACGGCCGCATCCCCCGACAG GTGGCAGAAAACCTCGTGCAGCGAGATGGTGACTTCCTGGTTCGAGACTCTCTGTCCAGCCCCGGAAACTTTGTTCTGACCTGTCAGTGGAAGAACCTTGCTCAGCACTTCAAGATCCACCGGACGGTCCTTCGGCTCAGCGAGGTGTACAGCCGCGTGCAGTACCAGTTTGAGATGGAGCGCTTCGACTCCATCCCCGGCCTGGTGCGCTGCTACGTGGGCAATCGCCTGCCCATCTCCCAGCAGAGCGGAGCCATCATCTTCCAGCCCATCAACCGGACGGTGCCCCTGCGGTGTCTGGAGGAGCGCTATGGCACCTCCCCTGGCCGGGCCCGGGAGGGCAGCCTCGTGGAGGGAAGGCCAGACGTGGCCAAGCGGCTGAGCCTCACCACGGGCAGCGCCCTGGCCCACGAGCCGAGCTCGCCCAGAGGAAACCTCCTCAG aaataaagagaagagcggcagccagccagcctgctTGGATCACATGCAGGACCGCCGGGCCTTATCCCTCAAAGCCCACCAGTCGGAGAGCTACCTGCCGATCA GCTGTAAGATGCCCCCTCAGTCCTCAGGCATGGATGCAGGCCCCTGCCCAAACTCACCCGTTTTCAGGACGGGCAGTGAGCCCACCCTGAGCCCAGCGGTGGTTCGGAGGGTCTCCTCGGATGCTAGGGCAGGGGAGGCGCTGAGGGGCTCAGACAGCCAGCTGTGCCCCAAGCCACCCCCCAAGCCCTGCAAGGCGCCCTTCCTCAAGGCTCCCCCATCTCCATCCACCTGGCTCAACTCAGAGGCCAACTACTGTGAACTGAACCTAGCCTGCGCCCCAGGCTGTGACAGGGGAGCGAGGCTGCCCCTCGGCGCCCCGGACAGCTACGTGGAGCTGCTGACAGCCAAGCAGAACGGGGCAGCAGGTCCCCGGAACTCGGGCACCAACTACTTAATTCTTGATGACGATGACAGGGCAAGGCCTCAGGAGCCACGTGCAGCAGCACAGATGGAcagggggcaggaagaggggggcGAGTTTGTGAAGCCCCTCCTGGAGAACACCTCCTCGTTCAGGCCCAACGACTTCGAGTCGAAGCTCCTCCCACCTGAGAACAAGCCCCTGGAGACGGCGATGCTGAAGCGAGCGAAAGAACTGTTCACCAGCAGCGACCCCAAGGTCATCGCCCAGCACATGCTGAGCATGGACTGCAAG GTCGCTAGGATTCTGGAAGTCTCTGAAGAGATGAGGAAGAACATGGGCGTGAGCTCAGGGCTGGAACTCATTACCTTGCCGTATGGCCACCAGCTGCGTCTGGACATCATTGAAAG ACACAGCACCATGGCCATCGGCATTGCCGTGGACATCCTGGGCTGCACGGGCACCTTGGAGGACCGAGCAGCCACCCTCAATCGCATCATCCAGGTGGCAGTGGAGCTGAAGGACTCCATGGGGGACCTCTATTCGTTCTCGGCCATCATGAAAGCGCTGGAAATGCCACAG ATTACGAGGTTAGAGAAGACGTGGACCGCGCTGCGGCGCCAGCACACCCAGAGCGCCATCCTCTACGAGAAGCAGCTGAAGCCGTTCAGCAGGATCTTGCACGAAGGCAGAG AGTCCACATGTGTCCTGCCAAACAATATATCAGTCCCTCTGCTGATGCCTCTTGTGACCTTAATGGAACGGCAGGCTGTCACTTTTGAAGGAACTGACATGTGGGAAAAAAATGACGAAAGCTGCGAGATTATGATGAACCATTTGGCAACAGCCCGACTCATGGCAGAGGCCGCCAGCAGTTACCGGCTGAATGCCGAGAGGATTCTGGAAG GTTTTCAACCGGATGAAGAAATGAGTGAAATCTTCAAGACTGAATTTCAAATGCGATTGCTATGGGGCAGCAAAGGCGCACAAGTTAACCAGACAGAGAGATATGAGAAATTCAACCAGATTTTAACTGTCCTCTCACGTAAACTGGAGCCTCCTCCTGTAAAGCAAGCAGAGCTCTGA
- the BCAR3 gene encoding breast cancer anti-estrogen resistance protein 3 isoform X3 codes for MQDRRALSLKAHQSESYLPISCKMPPQSSGMDAGPCPNSPVFRTGSEPTLSPAVVRRVSSDARAGEALRGSDSQLCPKPPPKPCKAPFLKAPPSPSTWLNSEANYCELNLACAPGCDRGARLPLGAPDSYVELLTAKQNGAAGPRNSGTNYLILDDDDRARPQEPRAAAQMDRGQEEGGEFVKPLLENTSSFRPNDFESKLLPPENKPLETAMLKRAKELFTSSDPKVIAQHMLSMDCKVARILEVSEEMRKNMGVSSGLELITLPYGHQLRLDIIERHSTMAIGIAVDILGCTGTLEDRAATLNRIIQVAVELKDSMGDLYSFSAIMKALEMPQITRLEKTWTALRRQHTQSAILYEKQLKPFSRILHEGRESTCVLPNNISVPLLMPLVTLMERQAVTFEGTDMWEKNDESCEIMMNHLATARLMAEAASSYRLNAERILEGFQPDEEMSEIFKTEFQMRLLWGSKGAQVNQTERYEKFNQILTVLSRKLEPPPVKQAEL; via the exons ATGCAGGACCGCCGGGCCTTATCCCTCAAAGCCCACCAGTCGGAGAGCTACCTGCCGATCA GCTGTAAGATGCCCCCTCAGTCCTCAGGCATGGATGCAGGCCCCTGCCCAAACTCACCCGTTTTCAGGACGGGCAGTGAGCCCACCCTGAGCCCAGCGGTGGTTCGGAGGGTCTCCTCGGATGCTAGGGCAGGGGAGGCGCTGAGGGGCTCAGACAGCCAGCTGTGCCCCAAGCCACCCCCCAAGCCCTGCAAGGCGCCCTTCCTCAAGGCTCCCCCATCTCCATCCACCTGGCTCAACTCAGAGGCCAACTACTGTGAACTGAACCTAGCCTGCGCCCCAGGCTGTGACAGGGGAGCGAGGCTGCCCCTCGGCGCCCCGGACAGCTACGTGGAGCTGCTGACAGCCAAGCAGAACGGGGCAGCAGGTCCCCGGAACTCGGGCACCAACTACTTAATTCTTGATGACGATGACAGGGCAAGGCCTCAGGAGCCACGTGCAGCAGCACAGATGGAcagggggcaggaagaggggggcGAGTTTGTGAAGCCCCTCCTGGAGAACACCTCCTCGTTCAGGCCCAACGACTTCGAGTCGAAGCTCCTCCCACCTGAGAACAAGCCCCTGGAGACGGCGATGCTGAAGCGAGCGAAAGAACTGTTCACCAGCAGCGACCCCAAGGTCATCGCCCAGCACATGCTGAGCATGGACTGCAAG GTCGCTAGGATTCTGGAAGTCTCTGAAGAGATGAGGAAGAACATGGGCGTGAGCTCAGGGCTGGAACTCATTACCTTGCCGTATGGCCACCAGCTGCGTCTGGACATCATTGAAAG ACACAGCACCATGGCCATCGGCATTGCCGTGGACATCCTGGGCTGCACGGGCACCTTGGAGGACCGAGCAGCCACCCTCAATCGCATCATCCAGGTGGCAGTGGAGCTGAAGGACTCCATGGGGGACCTCTATTCGTTCTCGGCCATCATGAAAGCGCTGGAAATGCCACAG ATTACGAGGTTAGAGAAGACGTGGACCGCGCTGCGGCGCCAGCACACCCAGAGCGCCATCCTCTACGAGAAGCAGCTGAAGCCGTTCAGCAGGATCTTGCACGAAGGCAGAG AGTCCACATGTGTCCTGCCAAACAATATATCAGTCCCTCTGCTGATGCCTCTTGTGACCTTAATGGAACGGCAGGCTGTCACTTTTGAAGGAACTGACATGTGGGAAAAAAATGACGAAAGCTGCGAGATTATGATGAACCATTTGGCAACAGCCCGACTCATGGCAGAGGCCGCCAGCAGTTACCGGCTGAATGCCGAGAGGATTCTGGAAG GTTTTCAACCGGATGAAGAAATGAGTGAAATCTTCAAGACTGAATTTCAAATGCGATTGCTATGGGGCAGCAAAGGCGCACAAGTTAACCAGACAGAGAGATATGAGAAATTCAACCAGATTTTAACTGTCCTCTCACGTAAACTGGAGCCTCCTCCTGTAAAGCAAGCAGAGCTCTGA